Proteins encoded together in one Quercus lobata isolate SW786 chromosome 3, ValleyOak3.0 Primary Assembly, whole genome shotgun sequence window:
- the LOC115981108 gene encoding uncharacterized protein LOC115981108, whose amino-acid sequence MLEGETLKTYSDRYWEMFNEIIGNFDDMAINTFKAGLLTEHGFRKSLTGKPVTSVRQLMDWIDKYKRVEEDQQLGKGKAKVIPQEMRSFRSDRYNNNNWPGRYFAGQSRFTNTQAVNTVFQELVHQVLEKIKNERFFKWPNKMTGNPMRRNQSLYCQYHQDQRHTTEDCRNLRNHLDQLVRKGKLKQLLHHFSGQGSQTGSEPQREMLLQDSSRNDQCHLCCSREEWFLSLQSDVCGSAVR is encoded by the coding sequence ATGCTAGAAGGGGAGACTCTGAAGACGTACTCGGAcagatactgggaaatgttcAACGAGATTATTGGTAACTTTGATGACATGGCCATCAACACCTTCAAGGCTGGCCTCTTAACCGAGCACGGTTTCAGGAAGTCTTTAACTGGCaaacctgtcaccagtgtgcgccaactcatggactGGATTGATAAGTACAAGAGGGTTGAGGAAGACCAGCAGCTGGGGAAAGGAAAagctaaggttatccctcaggagatGAGGAGTTTCAGGTCAGACCggtataataataacaactgGCCTGGGAGATACTTTGCTGGGCAGTCAAGATTTACTAATACTCAGGCGGTTAATACGGTGTTCCAAGAACTGGTAcatcaggttttggagaagattaaAAATGAGCGGttctttaaatggccaaacaagatgacTGGAAACCCTATGAGGCGCAATCAGAGcctttattgccaataccaTCAGGACCAGCGACACACTACGGAGGATTGTAGAAATTTGCGGAACCATTTGGACCAGCTGGTCCGAAAAGGAAAGTTGAAGCAGCTTTTGCATCATTTCAGTGGCCAGGGGAGTCAGACAGGTTCGGAACCCCAAAGagagatgcttcttcaagactccTCTCGGaacgatcaatgtcatctttgctgCTCTAGGGAGGAGTGGTTCTTGTCCCTCCAGAGTGATGTTTGTGGCTCGGCTGTCCGCTGA